TAATCAAATGTTTATGCACCCAGGTGTCCTGCCTCATGACCAAATTGATAGCTCCCCGGTCTGTAGGCTGCTCATGTATGGTGCAATCAATCTCTTTGCTGACCAACAACACGCTAATTAATGCTTGCGCTTTGCTTTTCGCAGGTGTTGTTTTGCTGGAAGATTTCAAACAACGGCTAAGAGAAGAAACCTCACTTGATGCAATCCTTCTTGATAGACTTGCGCTATCGAGGGATCCTGATGCGGATTGTACCGTCAGTTGTAATAGTAGTGATTCCAAGGTGTTCAGGCAGCACAGCAAAGATCAGCCAATAAAGCCAAGTGGTGTCAAGAAAAAACGAAAGCGGACACATGATGGGTAAGTTATTTGAGTATCTGATCAGTTTGGCTGAAGAAGTTTGATTGAATTTAGCTCATACTGATTGACTATACGCGGTTACATCTTGTGCTGAAACTTGCTCTATTTTTCAGAACTTGGCTGCTCTTTTCGAAGTTCCTTACGATGCAGTTATGGTATGTTTTTGTCTGATGCAGGCGTCATGGAGAGGCTGTGCAAAGGagcaagaaaagaagaaaaacaagccAGAGGAGATAGCGGCGATCATAAATCGATTGCGACGATTTTCCTCAAGCTAGCGATCTAGTGCAAGCACCACCAGATGCCGTTGAGCAAGATGATACAGAGGCTTGGAGCTGCTGCTCTTGTCAATTTTGCTCTACCTGTTGTTCTCTATCTTTCCGGCTTTTCTTCGTCTAGATTAACAAGATGCGACGAACTCGACTAGCAGATATATAGATGCCCCTTATGTTGGTCAAAGTTTTATTTTTTGCTGAGTGGATGTAACCACGCTCACTGATGAAAGGTATTACAATTGTCATCCCTCTTCTTTGCACCACGTCCGTTTTAATTTTGGGCTGTTATGGCTGTGCATTGCTCATCTAATTTCCAGTCATAGCCCATAGGTTGCAACATTTTGTGGCTTTGAGTATAACTTGCCTCAGGAATATGAAGTGAATGTACAGTTACAAGGGCAGTTTGCTGAAAAATATTTAGTTAATTGTTTCGCCTTCAGTTCAAGACTGCAATTCATGGCATGATGAATTTCTATCAGGCAGGGCAAATCAAGCCCATCAGTTAGGCAGAACGAGAGTTTAAATAAAAGGCAATTAGTGAATCACCTAGGTGGATTAGCTGCTGAATTACTGAATCATGAGTTCGATTTCCCATCATCAAACCAAACCATGACAGCAGAACaaggatggtagatataggtttttctcatctgaaattataaaaacagcaaggtagcaagtggtagaagtgagcgtaaacggtattgcaatggtaggaaacaaggcctagggttcatactttcactaatgcaaattctctcaacaaggataatataactagatcatataactatccgtcaacatgcaacaaagagtcactccaaagtcactaatagcggagaacaaacgaagagattactgtagggtacgaaaccacatcaacgttattctttccgatcaatccattgggctacctataagtgtcacaaacagccctagagttcgtagtaaaataacaccttaagacacacagtaaccaaaaccctaatgtcacctagatactccaatgtcacctcaagtatccgtgggtatgatcatacgatatgcatcacacaatctcagattcatctattcaaaacaacacatagaacttcaaagagtgccccaaagtttctaccagagagtcaagacaaaaacgtgtgccaacccctatgcatagattcctaaggtcacggaacccgcaagttgatcaccaaaacatacatcaagtgaatcaatagaataccccattgtcaccacgagtatcccacgcaagacatacatcaagtgttctcaaatccttaaagactcaatgcgataaaataacttcaaagggaaaactcaatccattacaagagagtagagtgggaaaaacatcataagatccaactataataccAAAGCTCGCGGTActtcaagatcgtgccaaatcaagaacacgagagagagagagagagagagagagagatcaaacacatagctactggtacataccctcagccccgagggtgaactactccctcctcgtcatgagagcgccggaatgatgaagatggccaccggtgatggatcccccctcccgcagggtgccggaacggggtcccgATTGAATTTTGGTCGCTAcggaggcttgcggtggcggaactcccgatctaggttattttctggaggtctggggatttataggagaggttggcgtcgagaacaagtcaggggccCCACGGAGAGTCCATGAGGCACAGGGCACGCCCCAGGTGggtgggggcgccctccaccctcgtggggcccacgggactccccttcGATAACTTTTCGTTCCAGAATTTTTTATAttctccaaaataaatctccgttgattttcagcgcattccgagaacttttatttctgcacaaaaaacaacaccacggtagttctgctgaaaacagcgtcagtccgggttagttctaaccaaatcatgtagaaatattataaacatggcatgaatacatcaaaaattatagatacgttggagatgtatcaatgcccaaggcaccccaaggtaatattcatggaagatccaagcaactaagcttggggatgccccggatggcatcccctctttcgtcttcgttcatcgttAAACTTacatggagctatatttttattcaccacatgatatgtattttgcttggagcgtcattttattttattttattttattttgctttctgtttgaataatatcccaagatctgaaattcttaaatgttagagagttttcacatagttacataattattcgactactcattgatcttcacttatatcttttggagtagtttgtcatttgctctagtgcttcacttatatctttttagagcacggcagtggttttagtttgaagaaattgatgaactctcatgcttcccttatattattttgagagtcttaaacagcatggtaatttgcttaggttatgaatttagtcctaatatgatgggcatccaagagggatataataaaactttcatataaagtgcattgaatactatgagaagtttcattccttatgattgttttgagatatgaagatgatgatattagagtcatgctagtggaataattatgaatttgataaatacttgtgttgaggtttgtgagtcccgtagcatgcacgtatgatgaaccgttatgtaacaaagttggagcatgaggtattttttcttattgtcatcctttgtgtggagttcgggatcacgcgatggttaactcctaccaacccttcccctaggagcatgggcgtagtgcttggtttcgatgactaatagatttttgcaataagtatatgagttctttatgagtaatgttgagtccatggattatacgcactctcacccttccaccattgctagcctctcttgtaccgcgcaattttcgccggtaccatacacccaccatataccttcctcaaaacagccaccatacctccctattatggcatttccatagccattctgagatatattgccatgtaactttccaccattccatttattatgacacgtttcgtcattgtcatattgatttgcatgatcatgtagttgggtatttgtggcaaagccacctttcataattctttcatagatgtcactcttgattcattgcacatcccagtacaccgccgaaggcattcaaaTAGAGTCAtgtttttgttctaagtatcgagatgtaattttttgagttgtaagtaaatagaagtgtggatcatcattattaaagcattgtcccatgtgaggaaataaaaaaaggccaaataaaaaaataagaaaggcccaaacaaaaatatgagagaaaaggagagaaaggacaatgttactatccttttccacacttgtgcttcaaagtagcaccatgatcttcatggtagagagtttcctattttgtcactttcatatactagtgggaatttttcattatagaacttggcttgtatattctaaggatgggcttcctcaaatctccctaggtcttcatgagcaagcaagttggatgcacacccacttagtttctttttgagctttcatacacttatagctctagtgcatccgttgcatggcaatccctactcactcacattgatatctattgatgggcatctccatagcccgttgatacgcctagttgacgtgagactatctccctctttttgtcttctccacaaccaccattctatttcaCCAATAGTGCTATGTCcttggctcacgctcatgtattgcgtaaaattttgagaatactaaagtatgaaacaattgcttggctgaaaccggggttgtgcatgatttgaatattttgtgcgatgaagatggagcatagccagactatatgattttgtagggataagctttctttggccatgttattttgagaagacataattgccttgttagtatgcttgaagtattatcgtttttatgtcaatattagacctttgttttgaatcttatggatctaaacattaatgccacaatagagaaaattacatggataaatatgttaggtagcattccacatcaaaaattctgtttttttcttttacctactcgaggacgagcaggaattaagcttcgggatgcttgatacgtctccaacgtatctataattttttattgttccatgctattgtattatctatcttggatggtttatatgcatttatatgccattttatatgatttttggaactaacctattaacctagagcccagtgccagtttctgtttttttccttgtttttgagttctacagaaaaggaataccaaacggagtccaattgacctaaaaATTTATGGAGATTATTTGTGGACCacaagaagcccacggagtatcggagatggaccagaagagtcccgaggccaccacaagggtgg
This sequence is a window from Aegilops tauschii subsp. strangulata cultivar AL8/78 chromosome 7, Aet v6.0, whole genome shotgun sequence. Protein-coding genes within it:
- the LOC109747163 gene encoding uncharacterized protein; the protein is MAPPAAGDTPPSPPVDAESSASTEEESRWLAALSESELDLLVSLKLLAVKRAETSGRPHLADAFDLRTLRALGVVLLEDFKQRLREETSLDAILLDRLALSRDPDADCTVSCNSSDSKVFRQHSKDQPIKPSGVKKKRKRTHDGRHGEAVQRSKKRRKTSQRR